A region of the Amycolatopsis sp. cg13 genome:
GAGCCCGCGATGCGCGCGCCCTTGAGCGGCTGGGACTCCGCGAACTCGCGGCGGATGGCCATCAGGCCGGGCATCTCGTGCTCGGCGAGGTCGAGCTGGATGCGTCCGGCCGGGGCGAGCGACAGGTCGGCGACCGCGAACTCCAGGCCGTCGGCGGTACGCAGGGTGGGCGACATTTTTCCGGTCCTTTCCAGGGTTTTCGGCAGAATGGGGCACGGACGCCTTGCTGGCGCCCGAAAAGGGAGGCGTGCGCGGTGCGGATCAGGCCAGAATGAGCGGCATGACGGAGCGCGCGTTGAGTTTTGGGTCGGTGGCTGCGGCGTACGAGCGGTTCCGCCCGGGGTATCCCGCCGAATTAGTAGAGAAGGTGCTGGACTACGCGGGCGCGCCGGTGGCCGACGCGCTCGAAATCGGGGCCGGGACAGGGAAAATGACCCGGCTGTTCGCGGCGCGGGGGATCGCGGTCACCGCGACCGACCCGGATCCGGCGATGCTCGCCGAACTGCGCAAACACGTTTCCGCCGAGATTCGCCAGGGCGCGCTGGAAGACCTGCGGCCGGATCAGCAGTACGGCCTCGTGTACTCGGCTTCGGCGCTGCACTGGACGGACCCGTCCGGGCGGTGGCCGCGCATCGCCGCGTTGCTCGCTCCGGGCGGGGTGTTCGCGTCGTTCGGCGGACCCGTCGAACCGGCGGATCCCGCGGTGCGGAAAGCGATCGAGGACGCGCAGGCTCCGTTTCTGGAGAGCGCGCAGCTCCCGTCGCCGGACGGCACGCCGCCGGAGAACGAACTCCAGTGGCCGGGCACCGAACTCGAGCGGTCGGAGTTGTTCGCCGACGTCCGGCAGGTCGTCGTCCAGCAGCGCTTGACGCTGAGCGCGGACGACCTCGTCGGGCTGTTTTCCACCGTCTCGGCGTACCTGATACTGCCGATTTCGGTGCGGGAACAGGTTTTCCAGCGGATCCGGCGGGCTTTGCCGGATACGATCGAGCTGGTCTCCGACCACACGGCGCACCTCGCACGACGGTGCTGACCGGGCCGGAATCGCCAGTGGCACGCGACACCTCCTGAATCAGGAGGCGCCCTTCACTCGCGTTCTCGCGGGCCGAGCGTGGCGGGGAAACCCCGTCGCAGCGCCTCTCGGCCCCGAGCCGCGCCCCGGCGGGCGCGTGGGTTCCACCTTGGCAAGGCCGGTCCGGGCCTGTCAAGCGCGCGGGAACTCCGCCCGGACGCCGAGCAGCCGCACCGGTTTGCCGAAACTGAAGCGCCCCAACACTTCCTGCGCCGCCGCGGCGAGCACCGCCGGATCCGACGTCGGTGCGGGCAGCGTCACGCTGTGCGTGTGCGTGAGGAACGGCGCGAACCGCACCTTGACCGCGACGCGCGCCGCAGGACGCCCTTCGTCGGCGACGTCCTGCGCGACGCGGGCGGCAAGGGTCGCGGTCTCCTTCGCGATGGCCGCGGGGTCGGTGAGATCTTGCTGGAATGTCGTTTCCCTGCTTCGGGAACGTGCTACGTACGGGGTCGCGCTGACCTCGTTGTCGCCGATGCCGCCAGCCAGCAGGCGGTACCACGGGCCCAGCTTCGGCCCGAACCTCGCCGCGAGCGCGTCCGGGTCGGCGGCGGCGAGGTCGAGAATGGTGGAATACCCGGCCTCGGCGAGTTTCTTCGCGGTTTTCCGGCCGATTCCCCACAACGCGTCCGTGGGTCTTTCCGCCATCACGTCCCACCAGTTTTCCTGGGTGAGCCGGTAAATTCCGGCCGGTTTCGCGAAACCGGTGGCAAGCTTGGCGCGGAGCTTGTTGTCGCCGATTCCGACTGAGGACGAAAGCCCGGTTTCCTCCTCGATGCCGCGTCGGATTTCCGCCGCGAGTGCTTCGGGGTCGTCGGCGGTCGCACCGAGGAAAGCTTCGTCCCAGCCGAGCACTTCGACGACCACCGGGAACTCCCGGAGCCGCGCCATGACGCGGTCGGAGACTTCCTGGTACGCCGGGGCGTCGACGGGGAGGAGGACGGCGTCCGGACAGCGTTTGACGGCCAGCCGCAGCGGCATGCCGGAGTCGATGCCGAACTCCCGCGCCTCGTAGGACGCGGTGGCCACGACGGCGCGCTCGGCGGGATCGCCGTTCCCGCCGACGATCACCGGCCGTCCCCGCAACTCCGGCCGCCGGGCGACCTCGACGGCGGCGATGAACTGGTCGAGGTCGACATGCAGCACCCACTCGGACACGTGACCAGTGTGCGGTGCGCGGGGCGGGCGGCGCATCCGGAAATGGGGCGCGCATCGGCGAGGCGGCGTTCCGGGCGAGAGCCGGTTCGGTGCTCGCGGCGCGGTTCTCAGGGGGATGGCGGAGGTGGGTGACGGACTAGCGGTGCGTCGGAGAGGCGGCGTTCATGCCCGGGAATCGAGGCTCAGCGCACTCTGATGCGTCGCAGTCCGAGTTGGACGCGGGTCAACCCGAACCGCAACCGTCCGCAACTCCGGCAGCCAGTGTCAGCCGGTCACCCGCGGTCGCGGCACCCGGCGACGTGCGCGGCCACCCCGCCCGCCGCTGCGAACAGGGAGCACACCGTCAACACTGGGCTCGACCCGACGAGACCGGCCACCAGCAGGCCGCACGCGGCGACGTCCAGCAGGATCGCGAACGCGGTCAGCAGCGCGGCCGAGCGGGCCGGTTTGCCCCGGCGCAGGGCGGCGGCCAGTTCCGGGTCGCTGGTTTCGAACCAGCGCTCGATCTTGTCCAGCTCGACGCGTTCGTGGTGACTGAGCATGGAAGTCTCCTTCGGCGGCCCGCCTGCCGTCCCGGAGGAAGTACCCGGCCCGTCGCGTCGTGAACCGCGTCACCTTCGATTCACCCGACTGCCCGAATCCGGCGCGAATCCGGGCAGCCTCGGTCACGGTGCGCTGTCGGCGAGACCGTCCACATAGGTCACGGAGCGCAAGCAGGTTCCGGGCCGACGTAGCCCTCGCGGGATGAGTCGTCGATGCCGACCTCGCACGGGATCGACGGGTCCACGCGGTTGCCCTCGACGCGCGCGCCGGTCGAGTGGATCGCCAAGCCGATCGCGTGGTCCGGGCCCGCGGCGAAGGTGTTGCCGGTGATGGTGGCCTGCTGGACGTCCTCGAACATCAGCGTCTGCGAAGCCACGAGCGTTTCGCAAAAATTGTCCTTGACGAGGAAATCGGTGGTGTGTCCTTTTCCGTCGCCCTCGCCGTCGTTCGGGCCTTCCGCCATCAGGCACATGTTGTCGATTTTCTCGCAGCGGTTTCCTTCGATCCGGATGTGATTGCTCGGCGGGCTGTCGCTGGAAAAGGTTTGCATGCAGTCGGCGTGCGCGCCGTCGCGGTTCGCCGTCTTGCTGATCGTGTTGTGCTCGATGGCGATGTAGTCGCCGAAGAACCGGATGCCGTCGCCGTCGCCGCCGTGCGGGGCGGTAATCCTGGTGTTCTTCAGGGTCACGTGATTGCCGCGGATTTCGACGCCGGGCGCGGACGGTTCGTCGAGGACGAAGCCGTCCAGGACGACCCAATCGGCGTCGACGTCGATGCCGGATACGGATTTCGCACCGCCGGTGTACACGCGCGGCTGATTCGGCGTGCCGCCCGCGGTGATGTGCAGGCGGGAATCGGCGGCGTGTGCGGCCGGGGCGAAGACGGCCGCCAGCACAGCGGCGGCAGCCAGGAAGAGGGCGCGCATCGGAACTCCTTCGATCGCGCGGACGGGGACCTCGGCGAAGGTAGGGCGCAGCGGCGGGAGGGGTCCCGGGCCGCTTTCTGCCGACGGAGGCGATGCAGTATCGTTACTGCGAGTTACCTCACAGGGGTCAGGCCACGCCGAGGGGAGCGTCGGTGGACGCGGACCAGCTGATCGCGGACCGGTACCGGCTGCGGGAACGGGTGGGCAGCGGCGGCATGGGCGTCGTCTGGCGGGCCCACGACGACCGGCTCGGCCGCGAGGTGGCGCTCAAACAGGCCCGGCTGTCCGACGTCGTGAGCGGGCGGACGCTGCGCCGCGAGGCCCGGCTGGCGGCCGGGGTGCTGCACCCGAACGTGGTCACTTTCTTCGACGTCGCGGCCGACGGCGACGAACTGTGGCTCGTGATGGAGTACGTCCCGTCGCGCAGCCTCGCGGAAATCCTCGCTGCGGAGGGAAGGCTGCCCGCGCGCACGGTCGCCGAAATCGGCGTGCAGATCTCGGCGGCGCTCGGCGCGGTGCACGCGCACGGCATCGTGCACCGCGACGTCAAGCCGGGCAACGTCCTGATCGCCTCGGACGGCCGCGCGAAGCTCACCGACTTCGGCATCTCCCGTTCGGTCCGCACGGACGAGACGGTGACCGATTCGCCGCTCATCGGCGGCACGCCGGACTACCTCGCCCCGGAGGTCGCGCAAGGGCATCCGCCCACCGCGGCGTCGGACGTTTTTTCGTTGGGGGCGACGCTTTTCGCCGCTGTCGAGGGCAAGGCGCCGTTCTCGGGCGGCAACGAGTACGCCACGATCCGCCGGGTCGCCGAGGGGTCGGTTCCGCCGACCCGGCACGCGGACGGGCTCGCCCCGACGCTGGAACGGCTGATGCGGCTCGACCCCGCCGAGCGGCCGAGCGCGGTGGCGGCGGGGGAACTGCTGGCCGAGGGGATCGACTCGCTGCCGGTCGTGGTGCCGCGACCGCCCGGCAAGCGGCGCGGGCTGCTGATCGCCGGGGTGGTCGTCGCGGCGGCGGCGGTCGTGGTCGCCACGTATTTCGTGACGCGCCCGGCGAAAACCTCCCCGCCGGTCGCGCCGGTGGCCCAGACGAAGCTCGGGCTCGGCCCCGATCCGAGGGCCGCGGATCCGTGCCGGCTGGTCGATCCCGCGCCGCTGAAACCGTTCGGCGAACCGGAAGTCGTCCCGGACTACGGGAACTTCAACCGCTGCGACGTGATCCTGCACCAGGGCGACCTGAAGGCGGATGTCCTGACGGAGCTGCACGATCCGCCGGCCGCGCCGCTGGAGGGCACGCAGTCGAAGTCCGGGCCGTTCACGGTGTTCGGCGCCGCGGACAAGGACCAGTGCGTGCGGCAGATCCCGCTGCAGGACCGATTCGTGGTGCAAGTGACGGCCAAGAAACAGGACGACGCCTACAAGCTCGACCTGTGCCAGGCCGCCGACGCCGCAGTCGCTTCGGCGACGAAAGCCATGACGACGGCCGGGGTTCCGGCGCGCGCGACCGCGTTCCCGGCGGGTTCGCTGGCGTACGTGGACGCGTGTTCGCTGCTCGACGCGGTCACGGTCGCCTCGACGGCCCGGGTCGTCGCGCCGGTCCAGATCAAGCCCGGTTTCAGCGGCTGGTGGTGCGACTGGAAGAGCCCGGCGAGCGACCGTTCGGTCACCGTCATGTTCGACCGGGACCAGCCGCCGGACAGCACGACCGGCCAGCTCGTGCAGATCGGCGGGCACGACGCGTATCTCAAGACCAACGATTACGCCGACGGCAGCTGCCAGGCGGTCCTCGTCTACCGTTCCTACACCGACGCGCACGGGGAACCGAGGGTGGAACGGCTGCGGGTCGTGGTGAAGGGCGACGGGCCGCCGGAACAGCTGTGCGCGCCGGCGTCCGCGTTGGCCGGTTCGCTGGCCGGAAAGCTGCCGAAGAAATGACCGCGTTTCCCGCACCGCCGCAACAGCTGGGCCCGGATCACGGCAGCCTCGCGCACGGCGTCCCGCCTTCCCCTCCGGGCACGATTTTCGCGCTCGCCGTCACCGGCGGCGTGCGGATGCCGCCGCGCGACGGCAGGCAGGTGCTGTTCGGGCGCAACCGCGACGACGTGCACGTGTGCGTCGGCGAGGACGACCGGAAAGTCAGCAGGCAGCAGGGATTCCTGGTGCGCCGCAGGGATTCCTGGTGGATCCACAACACCGGGAAGCTGCCGATCCGGCTGCCCGGTTCGCGGCTGCTGTTCCCGGAGGAGGAACCGGTGCCGCTGGCCGAGGGCTACACCGCGGCGTTCGTGCGCGGATCGGCCGGGCGGGAGCATCTGCTGGAGGTGTACGTCGCGGGCGCGGACGGCCGCCGGCCGGATTCGCGGCCGCAGGACGTCACCGAACCGCCGCGGATGTGGCGGCTCACGCCGGACGAACGGCTCGTCCTGGTTTCGCTGGCGCAGCGGTATCTGCTGCAGGACCAGTATCCGCAGCCGCTCGCGTGGCGGCAGGTGGCGGAGCAGCTGTCCGAGCTGAATCCGGAAGCGCCCTGGACCGGCAAGCGCGTGGAACACCTCGTCGGCGCGGTGCGCACCCGGCTGGCGCGCGCCGGGGTCGCCGGGCTGACCAGGGAAGAGGTCGGCGAGCCGGTCGGGAACGCGTTGAACGACAACCTGATCAAGGAACTCCTGCTGTCGACGTCGCTGGTCCCGCCGGACCTGGCGCTGCTCGAACCCGGCGACGATCCGGGAGGGGTCCCGGCTCCGCCTGCTTGACTCGCGGTGCGCGGCGGATCCGGCCCCGCGCCCCCGGAGGGCCGTCGCGGTCGCCCGGCCGGGGCCGGCAGCGGCTGCGCGGGGGGTGTCCGTGGCAGGGGAGGCGATGCGGACGCTGCCCGCGGGACACCCGAGCCTCGCGCTCGGGTTCGCGTCGCCGCCGGGCACGCTGGCGGTGCTGGGACGCGCGGGGGGAGTCCTGGTGCCGCCGGCGGCGCGCGGGCCGGTCACGTTCGGGCGGAACACCGCGGAGGTGACGGTGCCGCTCGGCGAGGACGACCGGCGGGTCAGCCGCCGCCACGGCGTGCTGGAGCAGCACGCGGGGCGGTGGTGGGTGCGGGCGACCGGCAAGGTGCCGCTGCGGCTGCCGCGGTCGCGGTTGTTGTTCGCCGGAGCCGAGCCGGTCCCGCTGCCGCCCGGCTATCTGCCGGTGTACGCGCGCGGTTCGGGGGATCGCGAGCACGTGCTGGAGGTGCGGATCGCCGACGGGACGCCGACGCCGGCCCCGGCCGGGCGGCTGCGGCCGGACGAACGGCTCGTGCTCGCGATGGTGGCGCGGGGGTTCTTGCGGTGGGAGGAACGGCCGCGTCCGGTGCCGGTTTCGTTGGCGGCGCGCCGGTTGTCCGCGCTGGATCCCGATGGCGGCTGGACCGCGGAGGTCGTGACGGCGGTGCTGGACTCGGTGCGGTTCCGGTTCCGTCCGGGGTCCGCGGACGACGATCTGGTGGCGGCGCTGGTGTCGGCGGCGGTGTTGGTGCCGCCGGATCTGGCGTTGCTGTCGCCTGCGTTGCCGCCGGTGGGGGACGCGGGGTGGATGCCGGCTACGTGGGGGAGTTAGGCGGTCCGGAACGGACGGAAGAAGTCGCGAAGTTCCCGCGCGTACAACTCGGGTTCCTCGAACGGCGCGAAATGCCCGCCGCGCGCCGGTTCGGTGACCCGGACCGTGTTCGCCATCCGGTCGAGCCACGGACGCGGCGTGCGGACGAGATCAGCCGGGAACAGCGAGAATCCCGACGGCACTTCGACCCGCCGGGCGTACTGCTCGGGCGGGATCGCGGCGTTGGCCCGGTACATCCGCATGGCCGAGCCGATGGTGCCGGTGAGCCAGTAGATGGTGATGTTGGTGAGAATCTCGTCCTTGGTGAAGGCACGCTCGACATCTCCGTCGCAGTCGCTCCAGGCGCGGAGCTTCTCCACGATCCACGCGGCCAGCCCGGCGGGCGAATCGGTCAGCCCGACCGCGGTGGTCTGCGGTTTAGTGCGGTGCATCGAGGCGTACGCACCTTCGGCCGCGCCCCAAGCCGCGACGTCTTGGAGCCATTCGCGTTCCTCCGGCGTCACGTCGTCCGGGACGACCACGGGCAGTCCGCCGTCCATCCGGTGCACGGCGACGACCCGGTCCGGGTGGTCGAGGGCGAGGAAACGGCTGACGCTGCTGCCGATGTCGCCGCCCGCCGCGGCGAAGCGCGGGTAGCCGAGGACGGTCATCAGCTCGGCCCACAGTCCGGCGACGGCGATCGAATCGGGCGCCGGGCCGGTGGGGCGGTCGGAATAGCCGTAGCCGGGCATGTCCGGGACGACGACGTCGAACG
Encoded here:
- a CDS encoding trans-aconitate 2-methyltransferase; its protein translation is MTERALSFGSVAAAYERFRPGYPAELVEKVLDYAGAPVADALEIGAGTGKMTRLFAARGIAVTATDPDPAMLAELRKHVSAEIRQGALEDLRPDQQYGLVYSASALHWTDPSGRWPRIAALLAPGGVFASFGGPVEPADPAVRKAIEDAQAPFLESAQLPSPDGTPPENELQWPGTELERSELFADVRQVVVQQRLTLSADDLVGLFSTVSAYLILPISVREQVFQRIRRALPDTIELVSDHTAHLARRC
- a CDS encoding DNA polymerase IV, giving the protein MRRPPRAPHTGHVSEWVLHVDLDQFIAAVEVARRPELRGRPVIVGGNGDPAERAVVATASYEAREFGIDSGMPLRLAVKRCPDAVLLPVDAPAYQEVSDRVMARLREFPVVVEVLGWDEAFLGATADDPEALAAEIRRGIEEETGLSSSVGIGDNKLRAKLATGFAKPAGIYRLTQENWWDVMAERPTDALWGIGRKTAKKLAEAGYSTILDLAAADPDALAARFGPKLGPWYRLLAGGIGDNEVSATPYVARSRSRETTFQQDLTDPAAIAKETATLAARVAQDVADEGRPAARVAVKVRFAPFLTHTHSVTLPAPTSDPAVLAAAAQEVLGRFSFGKPVRLLGVRAEFPRA
- a CDS encoding DUF3040 domain-containing protein, encoding MLSHHERVELDKIERWFETSDPELAAALRRGKPARSAALLTAFAILLDVAACGLLVAGLVGSSPVLTVCSLFAAAGGVAAHVAGCRDRG
- a CDS encoding serine/threonine-protein kinase: MDADQLIADRYRLRERVGSGGMGVVWRAHDDRLGREVALKQARLSDVVSGRTLRREARLAAGVLHPNVVTFFDVAADGDELWLVMEYVPSRSLAEILAAEGRLPARTVAEIGVQISAALGAVHAHGIVHRDVKPGNVLIASDGRAKLTDFGISRSVRTDETVTDSPLIGGTPDYLAPEVAQGHPPTAASDVFSLGATLFAAVEGKAPFSGGNEYATIRRVAEGSVPPTRHADGLAPTLERLMRLDPAERPSAVAAGELLAEGIDSLPVVVPRPPGKRRGLLIAGVVVAAAAVVVATYFVTRPAKTSPPVAPVAQTKLGLGPDPRAADPCRLVDPAPLKPFGEPEVVPDYGNFNRCDVILHQGDLKADVLTELHDPPAAPLEGTQSKSGPFTVFGAADKDQCVRQIPLQDRFVVQVTAKKQDDAYKLDLCQAADAAVASATKAMTTAGVPARATAFPAGSLAYVDACSLLDAVTVASTARVVAPVQIKPGFSGWWCDWKSPASDRSVTVMFDRDQPPDSTTGQLVQIGGHDAYLKTNDYADGSCQAVLVYRSYTDAHGEPRVERLRVVVKGDGPPEQLCAPASALAGSLAGKLPKK
- a CDS encoding FHA domain-containing protein, which encodes MTAFPAPPQQLGPDHGSLAHGVPPSPPGTIFALAVTGGVRMPPRDGRQVLFGRNRDDVHVCVGEDDRKVSRQQGFLVRRRDSWWIHNTGKLPIRLPGSRLLFPEEEPVPLAEGYTAAFVRGSAGREHLLEVYVAGADGRRPDSRPQDVTEPPRMWRLTPDERLVLVSLAQRYLLQDQYPQPLAWRQVAEQLSELNPEAPWTGKRVEHLVGAVRTRLARAGVAGLTREEVGEPVGNALNDNLIKELLLSTSLVPPDLALLEPGDDPGGVPAPPA
- a CDS encoding FHA domain-containing protein — translated: MRTLPAGHPSLALGFASPPGTLAVLGRAGGVLVPPAARGPVTFGRNTAEVTVPLGEDDRRVSRRHGVLEQHAGRWWVRATGKVPLRLPRSRLLFAGAEPVPLPPGYLPVYARGSGDREHVLEVRIADGTPTPAPAGRLRPDERLVLAMVARGFLRWEERPRPVPVSLAARRLSALDPDGGWTAEVVTAVLDSVRFRFRPGSADDDLVAALVSAAVLVPPDLALLSPALPPVGDAGWMPATWGS
- a CDS encoding epoxide hydrolase family protein, which codes for MADRPELFVPETDPAQLADLRARLRATRWPDAPEDGWALGADVGYLRELITYWAEEFDWAKQEAALARLPRYRVRLGESRIHFVHARAVAPSGRALPLVLTHGWPDSFWRYSKVIPLLTDPGAHGGDPADAFDVVVPDMPGYGYSDRPTGPAPDSIAVAGLWAELMTVLGYPRFAAAGGDIGSSVSRFLALDHPDRVVAVHRMDGGLPVVVPDDVTPEEREWLQDVAAWGAAEGAYASMHRTKPQTTAVGLTDSPAGLAAWIVEKLRAWSDCDGDVERAFTKDEILTNITIYWLTGTIGSAMRMYRANAAIPPEQYARRVEVPSGFSLFPADLVRTPRPWLDRMANTVRVTEPARGGHFAPFEEPELYARELRDFFRPFRTA